The sequence below is a genomic window from Microbacterium abyssi.
CTGCCGGTGGCGACGACGGTCGCACCCCAGGCGACGGCGAACTGGATCGCCGCCTGCCCGACCGCACCGGAACCGGCGTGCACGAGCAGGATTTCGCCCTCACCGACCTGGAGCGAGCGCAGGCACTGGTAGGCGGTGCCGACCGGGATGGCGAGACCGGCAGCCTCGGCGGCGGTCACCGCGTCGGGGAGTGCGTAGAGACGGTCGGCCTTGATGGCGATGTGCGTCGCGTACGTGCCGATGGCGTCGCGGACCGCCACGCGATCGCCGATGGCGAACCCGGTCACGCCGTCGCCCACCGATTCGATGACACCCGCGCCGTCGAACCCGACGCGGCGCGGTTCGGTGATCGGGGGCATCGGCCGCTTGCCGCTGCGCCGCTTCGCATCGAGCGGGTTCACACCCGCGGCCTCGATGCGGACCACCACTTCGCCCGGACCTGCGACGGGGTCGGGGATCTCCACGAGCTGGAGGACGTCTGGGGAACCGAGTTCTGTGTAGACGATCGCGCGAGCCATGCGGCCAGGCTACCCGCCGCGCAGGACCTTGGCGATCCGCTGCGGCGACACCGGCTGCGCCGTGCCCAGCCGCTGCGCGAAGACGCTGATCCGGTACTCCTCGAGCAGCCAGCGCACGTCCGTTATCGCAGGCGGCGCATCCGCGGGAAGCGGGACCGTGCCGCCGGCATCCTGATATGCCTGCGCGACGCGCTCGTACTCGGTCATCCGCGCGCGATCCCGGCCCGCATCGTTCTCGAGCGTCTTGAGCCGGTCGAGCATGCCGTCGAGGTACCGCGGGAAATGCGCGAGCCGCTCGGTGCCGGCCGCCGAGATGAAACCCGGATGCAGCAGACCACTGAGCTGCGAGCGGATGTCGTTCAGCGGACCGAGGAGCGCGAGCGAATTCTGCGACTTGATCCCGCGCTCGACGTCGCGTGACTTCGTGAGGATGCGGGCGACGAGCGACACGGTCTGGAACAGGTCGTCCACGAGCCTGGCATTGACGGCATCCCGTGCCTGGATGAATGCCGCCTCCGTTCGGATCGTCGTCTCGGGCAGGAGTGCGCGTGCGACGGCCATCCTCGCGTCCTCGATGAGTGCCGCGACCGACGGATACGGAGACGCCGCCAGCGCGAGCTTCTCCTGCGAGGTGAGATGCTCCTGCACGTACGACGCCGGCGAGGGGACGTTCAGCAGCACCAGCCGCAGCACGCCGTCACGGGTCGCCTTCTCAGCGGCGTCTGCCGTCGCCTCGACGCGCACCGACACGCTCTTCCCGCGATCGACGATCGCCGGGTACCCACGCACGACCCCGCCGGCGACCTTCGTGTCGAGTACCTCGGGAAGCTCGCCGAACGTCCAGTTCGTGAGGCCGTCCTGCTCGATCGGACCGCGAACGGATGCCGCCGCAACGGCCTGCGCATCGGGCTTCGTGCGGTCGGCGCCGGTGGCCGGTCGCGCGATCGACCGTGCGACACTCGCCCTCGCGCGATCCGACAGCGACCGCTGCAGTTCGCTCAGGTCGCGTGCGGATCCGGCGACGCGGCCGCGCTCATCCACGGCGCGGAAGTTCATGCGCAGGTGCCCCGGGACGCGCTCGTCGTCGAAGTCCGCGGCCGACACCGGCTGATTGGCGAGGGGCTGGATGAGCCGCGCGAGCGCCTCCTTCAGCGAACGCTCCGGGAGGCCTGCGCGGCCCTCCGGGCCCTGCTCGGCCAGCGCCTCGCCGAACCTGTCGGCCCAGTCGGCGGCGGGGACGACGTGCCGCCGGATCGCCTTCGGCAGCGCTCGCAGCAGGGCGGTGACGAGTTCGGCTCGCAGCCCCGGCACCTGCCAGTCGAACCCGCGATCCTCGATCTGGGCCAGCAGCGCCAGCGGCACGACGACGCTCACGCCGTCGTCGGCCGCGCCCGGCTCGAACCGGTAGGCGAGACCGAGCACCTGGTCGCCCTGCGTCCAGCGCGTCGGGAACTCGTCCTTGTCGGCACGATCCTCGTCCTCGACGAGATCGCTCTCGCGCATGACGAGCAGCTTCGGCGTCTGCTGGAGCGCATCGCGCCACCAGCTCTCGAAGGAGCGGACGTCGAACACCTCGGCGGGAATCCGCTCATCGTAGAACCGGAACACCGCCTCGTCTCCGGCGAGGATGTCGCGCCGCCGCTCGCGCTCCTCGAGCTTCTCCAGGCGCCGGCGCAGTTCGAGGTTGCTGCGCCAGAACGCGCTGACCCGCTTGTCGATCCGCCCCGGATCCCACTCGCCCTCGACGAGTGCGTGCCGGACGAACAGCTCGCGGGATGCCGCGCGGTCGATGCGCGCGAACTGGATGCGTCGCCGGGGGATGATCTCCACCCCGAACAGCGTCACCTTCTCGTAGGCGACGGCGGCGCCGGCATCCTTCGACCAGTGGGGCTCGGAGACCTGGCGCTTCGCGAGGTCTCCGGCCAGTGATTCCGCCCAGGCAGGATCGATCGCCGCGACGGTGCGAGCGAAGGTGCGCGAGGTCTCGACGATCTCTGCGGCCATCACCGCGCGCGGACTCTGCTTGCGCAGGCCGGAGCCGGGGAAGATCGAGAACCGGATGCCGCGTGCGCCGCGGTACTCCGACATACGGCGCTTCGGGTCCTTCTGGCTCTTCGCCTGGCCCTTCGGGGGCGTCTTGGTGTTCCGCTCGTCGAGGATGCCGATCTGGGACAGCAGCCCGGACAGCAGCGCGCGGTGGATGGCGTCGGCCTGGTGGCCGGGGAGGGACGTTTCGACTCGCTGCGCTCGCTCAACGCGTTTCGTCTCGTCCTTCTGCTTCGGGACGAGGGATCGGAGCTGGCGGTGCACGTCGAACCACTCGCGCACGCGCACGTAGTTCAGGTGCTCCGAGCGGCACAGGCGGCGGAACGCGCTGGAGCCGAGCTCGCGCTGCTGCTCGCGCAGGTGGTTCCACAGGTTCAGGACGGCCAGGAAGTCGCTGGTCGGGTCGGTGAATCGTGCGTGCATCCGGTCGGCGGCATCCCGCACTGCCTGCGGGGCGTCCTGCGACGGACGCTCGCGGACGTCCTGGATCGTGAGGCCGGCGACGATCGCCAGGACATCACCGGCGACGCCGGTGCGCTGGGCTTCGACCAGCATTCGCGCGAAGCGGGGGTCGATCGGCATCCGGGAGATGTCTCGCCCGATCTTCGTCAGCCTGGGGGTGTCGCGAGAGGTATCGACTGCGCCGAGTTCGGTGAGCAGATCGAACGCCGCCTTGATGCCGCGCGAATCCGGTGGCGTCAGGAACGGGAACGCCGTGATGTCGCCGAACCCCAGTGACAGCATCTGCAGCACGACCGAGGCGAGGGAGGTGCGCAGGATCTCGGGCTCGGTGAACTCCGTCCGCTTCTCGAAGTCCTCCTCGGAGTAGAGGCGGATCGCGATGCC
It includes:
- a CDS encoding quinone oxidoreductase family protein, with the protein product MARAIVYTELGSPDVLQLVEIPDPVAGPGEVVVRIEAAGVNPLDAKRRSGKRPMPPITEPRRVGFDGAGVIESVGDGVTGFAIGDRVAVRDAIGTYATHIAIKADRLYALPDAVTAAEAAGLAIPVGTAYQCLRSLQVGEGEILLVHAGSGAVGQAAIQFAVAWGATVVATGSPARHEQLRELGAIPVAYGEGLTDRLREAVDGDITVALDCAGTDEAIEASLELVADRNRIATIVRGPDAADFGIRAFSGGSPEPLTAEELAWREEGVRVAIDRIATGDFQVELGAELPLSEAAEAHRLIEAHQARGKITLVP
- the hrpA gene encoding ATP-dependent RNA helicase HrpA — protein: MSSPLISYPPELPVSAAREEIKGAIRDNQVVVVAGATGSGKTTQLPKICLELGRTSIAHTQPRRLAARTIAERVAEELQVELGGLVGYKVRFTDQVSADTKVALMTDGILLNEIHRDRLLRRYDTIIIDEAHERSLNVDFLLGYLTRILPERPDLKVIITSATIDPESFAKHFAAPSTSSGSDPVPAPVIEVSGRTYPVEIRYRGPSEDENEDEVSAIVAALRELDREAPGDVLVFLPGEAEIRDAADAVRAAYTSTKAPVEVLPLYGRLSAAEQHRVFEPSRVAGVRRRVILATNVAETSLTVPGIKYVIDTGTARISRYSNRSKVQRLPIEPISQASANQRSGRAGRTSDGIAIRLYSEEDFEKRTEFTEPEILRTSLASVVLQMLSLGFGDITAFPFLTPPDSRGIKAAFDLLTELGAVDTSRDTPRLTKIGRDISRMPIDPRFARMLVEAQRTGVAGDVLAIVAGLTIQDVRERPSQDAPQAVRDAADRMHARFTDPTSDFLAVLNLWNHLREQQRELGSSAFRRLCRSEHLNYVRVREWFDVHRQLRSLVPKQKDETKRVERAQRVETSLPGHQADAIHRALLSGLLSQIGILDERNTKTPPKGQAKSQKDPKRRMSEYRGARGIRFSIFPGSGLRKQSPRAVMAAEIVETSRTFARTVAAIDPAWAESLAGDLAKRQVSEPHWSKDAGAAVAYEKVTLFGVEIIPRRRIQFARIDRAASRELFVRHALVEGEWDPGRIDKRVSAFWRSNLELRRRLEKLEERERRRDILAGDEAVFRFYDERIPAEVFDVRSFESWWRDALQQTPKLLVMRESDLVEDEDRADKDEFPTRWTQGDQVLGLAYRFEPGAADDGVSVVVPLALLAQIEDRGFDWQVPGLRAELVTALLRALPKAIRRHVVPAADWADRFGEALAEQGPEGRAGLPERSLKEALARLIQPLANQPVSAADFDDERVPGHLRMNFRAVDERGRVAGSARDLSELQRSLSDRARASVARSIARPATGADRTKPDAQAVAAASVRGPIEQDGLTNWTFGELPEVLDTKVAGGVVRGYPAIVDRGKSVSVRVEATADAAEKATRDGVLRLVLLNVPSPASYVQEHLTSQEKLALAASPYPSVAALIEDARMAVARALLPETTIRTEAAFIQARDAVNARLVDDLFQTVSLVARILTKSRDVERGIKSQNSLALLGPLNDIRSQLSGLLHPGFISAAGTERLAHFPRYLDGMLDRLKTLENDAGRDRARMTEYERVAQAYQDAGGTVPLPADAPPAITDVRWLLEEYRISVFAQRLGTAQPVSPQRIAKVLRGG